In Paenibacillus stellifer, the DNA window TGCGGTCGAAACCGGCCTTCGCAACCGCACGACGCTGAACCGGCTTTCTTCCGGATTGTTTTACATAATCATGGTGTTCTTTCTGGCTGATGCGCTGGTCAATCTGATTCCTGCCGAATTTGCCCCGGCCGTAACGATCTGGATGAAGCTGGTCCCGGCCTTATTGATGATGTCAATTTCGATACATCTCACTATGCGAATGACGGACCGTCTTGATCATTGGCCAAAGGCACGGGTCGGATTGTTCGGTTATGGGCCTGCTTTTTGCGCCTTATTTCTAATCATGCCCTCCTCCTATGTGTATGTCGACGTCACGCAAAGGGGGCCGTGGACCGATGTGATGCCAAGCCCCGCAGCATTCAATGCCGTGATGATATCGGCGGTCTATACGTTTGGCGCCTGCCTCTACTTTCTCTATCAGGGCATGACCTATGTAAAACGAAGCGGGCTAACGCAAAAACGCAAACAGCTGCGTCTGCTTCTGCAGGCATATCTCTACGGCGGGATCTCCGGCATAGGGCTCGCCAGCTTCAACCCTTATTTTATGACCTCTGAAAGCTTCAGCATGCCTGAGCCCAGCACGCTTGGCCTGATTCTGTTCGCCTTCATGATCCGTTACGGGATGGTCCGCTACGAGCTTCTGCCTTCCATCGAACGAAAATATAAGGTACTGTACGACCGCTCCCCCATGGCCATCGTGCTGCTGAACCGGTACGGGCGGATTATCGAGGCCAATTCCGCCGCGCTGTCGCTGTTCGGACTGCGGGAGGGCGACCTTTTGCACAAGAAATTTGAACGGCTGGCCCCTCCTTACGACAAAGACGGACTCCTAGCGGGCACGGATAAAGAGACTGTCCGGATAACCTCGGTATCCGGCAGAAAGCCCCGAATTCTCCAGACTGAACATGAAAGCATCGAGTCGGGCGGGGAGCCCTTTGAATATGTATTGATACGGGACATTACAGACTATATCAAGGCGGAAGAGCGCATTATCTATATGGCCTACCATGATCCGCTGACCGGCCTTGGCAACCGCAGAAAGTTTCAGGAAGTGCTATCGGATCTGCTGCGGGCGGGAGAGCAGGACGGAGAGACCGTCAGTCTGATCCATATTGATCTCGATTATTTCAAAGACCTGAACGATGCCCGGGGACATCATGTCGGCGACCTGCTGCTTCAGCATGTCGGAAATGTGCTGTCTCGGAGTGCCGCATCGGCCAGCATCATATCCCGATTGGGCGGAGATGAATTCGCGCTGCTGTTCAAAGGAGCTCACCAGGAAATCGCCGAAGAGACCTGCGAAGCCATTATTAAGGGTCTGAAAGAGCCTTTTATTTATATGCAGGAGTCTTTTACCGTGTCGGCCAGTATCGGGATTTGCCAGTCCCGGCCGTACGGCTCGAGCCCGGAGCAGCTGCTGCAGTACGCCGATCTGGCGCTTTATGAGGCCAAGCGGCATGGCCGCGGGCAATACCGCGTGTTCACAGAGGAAATCAAGCTTAGACAGGAACACGGTCTGCTGCTCGGCAAGCAGATGAATGCCGCTCTGAGGGACAACCGGTTCAGACTGTATTTTCAGCCTCAGATCGACTTGGCAACCGGAGGAATTTGGGGCGTGGAAGCCCTGGTCCGCTGGATTCAGCCTGACGGATCGGCCCTTCCTCCCTCCATATTCATTCCCTATGCAGAGGAATCGGGACTTATCGTGCCGCTCGGACGGCGGGTTCTGGAGCAGGCCTGCATGACGGGAAGCTCCTGGCTTCAGGCGGGGAGAGAAGAGCTCGTGATCTCTGTCAATGTGTCCAATAAAGAGCTGGCGGCCGGCGATTATCTGGAGAACCTTAAGGCCATCCTCGCCGAAACCGGGTATCCTCCCCGGCTCCTGCAGCTGGAAGTGACAGAGAGCTCCAACATGGTCCAGAGAGAGCAGCAGCTGCGACAGTTCCGCGAGTTGGCCGACATGGGCATTCAGCTGGCGATGGATGACTTCGGCACCGGCTATTCAACCTTCTCAGTTATTCAAAGCCTGCCGTTCCAGGTATTTAAAATCGACAAGTCCATGACTGACGGGATTGACGGCGATTCCAAGGCCCGCAGCATTGTCCAGGCGATGATTGTGATGGCCCACAGCCTGAACCAGCAGGTTGTCGCCGAGGGCGTGGAGACCGCCGGCCAGGCCGAAGTTCTTCGGTCATTGGGCTGTGATGCCGTGCAGGGGTATTACTTCAGCCGGCCGCTGCCGTTGGATATGCTGCTGGACTGGATGGACTCCAGGGAAAAAGGGACGGCTTGAAGCAGCCTAAGCAGCAGCATCGGCCTGTCAGCAGCACCACGAGTTCGCTGTACCATACCGGGACTTTCCAAGCCGCCGTCACTACCCGCTGCAGCCTCATATCAGTTGCATCGCAATCATCACACCATTACCGGCACACGCCAAAAAACGCAGACCGGGGCAGGCTGTCCCTTGTCTGCGTTCTAATATATTAACGGGCCTGGACGGCCAGGCCCCGGAAGGGTAAGCGCCGCTTGAGATGCTGCCCGGGCACCCTGGCGGCCCGATCGCTTCAGGGGCCTGGTCGCTTCAGCAACTCATTGGCTTCACTGGTCCGATCGCACAGCAGCTCAGCTGTTCCGGCGCTCCAGCCACAGCCGGGCCGCTTCCGCTTCGGCGGCGCTCAGCCGATGCCCCTGATTGCCCCAGTGAACGGTTACTTCCGCGCCCGCTCCTTCGAGAAGTCCCTGAAGCTCCTCCGTCTCCTCCTTACGGAGCAACGGATCATTGAGGCCGGCGCCGATGAAGACCGGCGTCCCTTCAAGGGAAGGGAGGTCCATGCCGCGCAGCGGAACCATCGGGTGCAGCAGCACCGCCGATGAGAAGAGACTGCCGTAATGCATCAGCAGACTGCCCGCGATATTGGCTCCATTGGAGTAGCCGACAGCAATCAGCTCGGAAGCATCCAGATTATACTTGGCAACAGCCTCATCCAGAAACTGCTTTACTTCATGCGTCCGGAAGACGAGATCCTCCTCATCGAACACCCCCTCCGCCAGCCGGCGGAAGAAGCGGGGCATGCCATTCTCCGACACATTGCCCCGAATCCCCAGAAGAGCCGATCCCGGAGACAGCATCTCCCCGAGCGGGAGCAGGTCCCGCTCATTGCCGCCCGTTCCGTGGAACAGAACCAGAACCGGCTTCGAAGCATCGCTTCCAGGCTTAAAGATATGAATCATTGACGCTTCACCTCCAGCTCACGCACCGTAAAGGGTGCCAGATTGCCCTCGATTGCCGCGCGGTGCGGCTCATACCAGGACGGGAGCATAAGCTTCTGACCGAGCTTATCCGGCTCTTCGTCATTGGCGAATCCGGGCGGATCGGTCGCGATTTCGAACAGAATGCCGCCCGATTCGCGGAAGTAGATGGCGTTAAAGTACTGGCGGTCTTGAACCGGTGTAGGATGGAAGCCGCGGCTTGCCACGAAATCCTGCCATTCCAGCTGCTCCGCGTCATCCTTCGCCCGCCAGGCGATATGATGCACAGTGCCGCTTCCGCCGGCGCCCAGCGGCAGCGGATCGATTTTGATATCGACGACATTGCCCAGAGGACCTTCTGACCGCAGTCGCACATACCCGTCTTCGTCAGCTACGCGTTCAAAGCCAAGCGTATGCACGAGCGTATCCACGGTGCTCGCAGGAGCGGCGCTGTACAGTACGGCCCCGCCGAAGCCCTTGATGGCATGCTCGACCGGAACGCCGCCGAACGACCAGGTGCTCTGCGGACCTTCCTCCCGTTCAACCAGTTCAACACGCAAGCCGTCATAATCGGCCAGCGACAAATACGTCTCGCCGATCCGCTGAATTTTCGTAACCGGAATATCGTAAGCGTTCAGGCGTTCCTCCCAGAAGGAGAGCGAGCCGACAGGGATAGCATACACCGTTACGCCAACCTGTCCGCTGCCGATCCGGCCCTTCCGGCCCACAGGAGACGGGAAGAAGGTAATGATAGTGCCAGGCGCTCCTGCCTCATTGCCGAAATACAGATGATAGACTTCGGGAGCGTCGAAGTTGATTGTTTTTTTCACCAGACGAAGTCCCAGAATGCCTGCATAGAAGTCCGCATTGCGCTGCGCGTCCTGTACGAACGCCGTAATATGATGAATGCCAGCCGTTTGAAGTTTCATGATTTATTTCCCCTTTCTTGGCCCCGCGGCCCCACATGATTAAATTAGAACAGCAGATGATCCAGAGACAGCGAGCCCGGTCCCGCAAGCGCGATGGCAGCCGCAACTACAAGCAGCATAAGCGGGTATTCGTAACCGTTCGCCGTGGCCCAGAAGCCATTGCCGGCATGAACCTTCAGCGCTCCCGCCATCGCCAGAACCAGCATCACGGC includes these proteins:
- a CDS encoding putative bifunctional diguanylate cyclase/phosphodiesterase, with protein sequence MIPTGFFFYIAVETGLRNRTTLNRLSSGLFYIIMVFFLADALVNLIPAEFAPAVTIWMKLVPALLMMSISIHLTMRMTDRLDHWPKARVGLFGYGPAFCALFLIMPSSYVYVDVTQRGPWTDVMPSPAAFNAVMISAVYTFGACLYFLYQGMTYVKRSGLTQKRKQLRLLLQAYLYGGISGIGLASFNPYFMTSESFSMPEPSTLGLILFAFMIRYGMVRYELLPSIERKYKVLYDRSPMAIVLLNRYGRIIEANSAALSLFGLREGDLLHKKFERLAPPYDKDGLLAGTDKETVRITSVSGRKPRILQTEHESIESGGEPFEYVLIRDITDYIKAEERIIYMAYHDPLTGLGNRRKFQEVLSDLLRAGEQDGETVSLIHIDLDYFKDLNDARGHHVGDLLLQHVGNVLSRSAASASIISRLGGDEFALLFKGAHQEIAEETCEAIIKGLKEPFIYMQESFTVSASIGICQSRPYGSSPEQLLQYADLALYEAKRHGRGQYRVFTEEIKLRQEHGLLLGKQMNAALRDNRFRLYFQPQIDLATGGIWGVEALVRWIQPDGSALPPSIFIPYAEESGLIVPLGRRVLEQACMTGSSWLQAGREELVISVNVSNKELAAGDYLENLKAILAETGYPPRLLQLEVTESSNMVQREQQLRQFRELADMGIQLAMDDFGTGYSTFSVIQSLPFQVFKIDKSMTDGIDGDSKARSIVQAMIVMAHSLNQQVVAEGVETAGQAEVLRSLGCDAVQGYYFSRPLPLDMLLDWMDSREKGTA
- a CDS encoding alpha/beta hydrolase, giving the protein MIHIFKPGSDASKPVLVLFHGTGGNERDLLPLGEMLSPGSALLGIRGNVSENGMPRFFRRLAEGVFDEEDLVFRTHEVKQFLDEAVAKYNLDASELIAVGYSNGANIAGSLLMHYGSLFSSAVLLHPMVPLRGMDLPSLEGTPVFIGAGLNDPLLRKEETEELQGLLEGAGAEVTVHWGNQGHRLSAAEAEAARLWLERRNS
- a CDS encoding ring-cleaving dioxygenase; its protein translation is MKLQTAGIHHITAFVQDAQRNADFYAGILGLRLVKKTINFDAPEVYHLYFGNEAGAPGTIITFFPSPVGRKGRIGSGQVGVTVYAIPVGSLSFWEERLNAYDIPVTKIQRIGETYLSLADYDGLRVELVEREEGPQSTWSFGGVPVEHAIKGFGGAVLYSAAPASTVDTLVHTLGFERVADEDGYVRLRSEGPLGNVVDIKIDPLPLGAGGSGTVHHIAWRAKDDAEQLEWQDFVASRGFHPTPVQDRQYFNAIYFRESGGILFEIATDPPGFANDEEPDKLGQKLMLPSWYEPHRAAIEGNLAPFTVRELEVKRQ